DNA sequence from the Leptolyngbya sp. SIO1E4 genome:
TTCGTTAATTTGTTTTAATATTTCACTAAAATTAAATTTATTTTCTAAATGACAATAAATAGGCAAGAATTTAGCAAGAAGTCCTAGTGCTGACTCCAACTCTTCATAGTTTCGGCCATCACAACCAGTCCCTATCGTTATATCTGAATTTCCTGTTAATCTCCAGAGTAAAACCTGCCAACTAGCCTGAAGAAGTATAGCAATTGAAACATCATTTTTACGCGCCAGCTCTTCCAATTCAGTTACTTGACTAACTGGAAAAGATAAGCTGAACACCTCAGGCTTAAAGCCCGATATGAAGAGTTCTGAACTTTCACAACTGAATGAATGCTTGGCGAAACTAATGATGTCTTCTCGTTTGCTCCAGTATTCTGTTCCTAGCGCTGCTTCTTCGCCTTCAAATAATTCATTCTGCCATTCAGCCAAATCAGCATACTGTAGGGGTTGTGCCTCATCAGCTAGCGTTTGATCAAGGAAAAAAGCCTCATAATCATGGCCGATTTCAAGCAGCAAATTTTTGAAAGTCAGCTTATCTGCACAGAGAGCTGGCAAACAAAGAATTAATACATACCTGTCAGGAGACAGTAAAACCAAGGAAATATCAATTAAAGAGATCCCGGAGCCAAAATTAAAAGTCCGCTGACTTTTCTCACGGAACAGTAACTGAAGTTTAACATCCTGCTCTTCGAGACTTAGATCGCTCAAATCATAATCAGTAACTGGCACCGAAACCCGATCTAGAATGACTTGTAAAGGAATTATCATTCCCTGCAAAGCCTGAAAATCAGTACGGAGTATCTCATGTCTATTGATGCTCCTTTGCAAAGCCTTCTTTAATATTTCAGGCTGACAAGATCCTTCGATTAGGATTGAGCAGCAGGCACAATAAGGTTGACCAGAATCACCTTGTTGCATCTGCCAAAGATGCTTCTGTTGAGGGGAAAGTCTAAACCCTTTAATTGATAAATCTTGCATAGCTTCCACCCTAATCCATTACTTTTGAACTATTTATTCATAAGGTTCAGCCATCCCTACAACCACCTTTCGTGAACCAGAGAATGGCATGCGTCCATGGGCTACTAGCATATTATCTAGCATTAGTATATCACCCTTTTGCCAGGTGAATATAACAGCTTCCTGGCGATATATTTCACGAATTTCATCTAATACTGAAGCTTCAATGGTTGAACCATCTCCGTAATAGGAATTACGCGGTACATCCGATTCTTTCAAGATTGAAAGTAAAAATTTGCTAACTTCTAGATCTAAGCTGGATACGTGAAATAAATGAGCTTGATTAAACCATACAGGTTCACCGGTCTGAGGATGAGTGGCTACAGCTTGGCAAACTTGGCGAGTTCTGAGATGGTCTTTATCTTTCCACTCAAATTCAATACCAGCTTGACGACAATAGGCTTCAACCTCTGATTTCTGATTAGTTTGGAAAACATTTTCCCAGTGCAGATCAAGTCCTTCGCCATAATTACGAACATACATAACCTTCTTCTGAATAAATCGCCTTCTTATGTCTGGAGGAATACGTTGGAAAACTTTTCTGCTATCCGCGATCGGCGTTTCTCCTCCTTGCTTTGCGACTTCTAAACAAAAGAACCAAATCTTCATTGGCCAGCTTGAGGAGTAAGCCATTTCATTATGTAAAGGAATGAATTGCTCAGCCGGATACTCGGTTGACGTATATATATTGCTACTCACTTGACTGCGAGGTGTCGAGCGGTATGAATATTCTGCTAAATTGCTTGAAAGTGCTCTAATAAAATCCTCAAACTCAGAAACAGACTGTATCTCAAATCCTCGAAACAGAATGCCACCATATTGCAATAGTCTGGTCTCAATAAACTCTCGATTGTTTGCAGCCCAGCTTATCAAGTTAATCCCATCAACAGCAGGCCTGATAATCAGAGGTAAGGACTGCTCAGGTTGCATCAACTCTGTTCTAACAAGTGCGGCTTGCGAAACATCAACTATTTTTCGACTGATGCCTTTGAATCTCATAACTGCTTCTTTTTTAGTTAGAGGTTTCTCAATCAAAAATCTTTACACTGCTAGTCCCGATTCAACTACTAAGCTCACTAGTTGCTCTACGTCCAAGCTTGCCAAGCTTTTGGCGACGTGATGTTAGAAATTCTTTTTGCTGCGCCAACTGCTGTTGCTTCTGTGCCTCTTTTAATACTGCACTTAGGGCATTCAGTTGAATGTCAGGCTGTTGTATAACTGTACTCAGAACTAGTTTAAATAATTCAACCATTCTAGCGATTGTTGAAGTTTTAAATAGATCGGTTTTGTACTCAAAGAAACCCTGCAAACTCTCTGATGTCTCCACTAAATCCAACTTTAAATCATATCGGACAACTCCAGTCTCAAACTCTAGGGTGTTTAGAGTTAACTCCGAAACCTCTAAATCTGGCATCGGTGAATTCTGAAGAACAAACCAAACTCGAAATAATGGATAACTATTAAGGTTGCGTTCTATTCCTAACTCTGATATAAGTTTTTCAAATGGCAAATCTTGATGAGCGTAAGCGCCTAATGTTATTTCTCGAATGTGGCCTAAATATTCTCGAAAACTAGGATTGCCGGATAAATTACTTCGTAAAACAAGCGTATTCACAAAGCATCCAATCAATCCCTCTGTTTCACTCCGATTTCGGTTGGCAATGGGTGAACCCACGAGAATATCTTCTTGGCCTTTATAGCTATGAAGTAACGTATTAAAAGCGCCTAACAGGATCATAAATAGCGTGACGCCTTCTTGCTTGCTTAAAGTGTTTAGGCCCACTGTCAGCATTGGGGAGAGTGCAAAGAATTTTCTGGTTCCACAAGCAGTTGCAACCAAGGCGGGCTCTCGATCAGTCGGTAGTTCTAGAACAGAAGGATTTGTGCCCAACTGCTGCTTCCAATATGCTAGCTGAGTTTCTAAGATTTCCCCCTGTAGCCATTGACGTTGCCAGACTGCGAAGTCCGCATACTGGATCGGCAGCTCTGGTAGTAGTGAGGGCTGGCCTTGCGAGAAGGAACTGTAAAGTGCTGCTAGTTCTCTAACCAAGATTCCCATAGACCATCCATCAGCAATAATGTGATGGATGTTGAACATGAGCAAATATTTCTGCTCATCAAGCTTGAGCAAAGCTACTCTTAGCAATGGATCTTGAGCTAAGTCGAAGACTCTTTGGCCCCACTCCTTCACTAATCCCTGGACTTCTTGCTTCTGCTCAGTTTTAGGCAACTCGCACAAGTCCAAAACCGGTAAACCAATCTTTAGAGAGGAGGAAATCTGCTGAACAGGTTGTCCCTCGATCACAGGGAATGTAGTCCGAAAGACTTCATGGCGACGGACAATTTCGTTGAAGGATTGCTCCAGCGCTACGATATTGAGTGAGCCCACTAAGCTCACAGCAGCGGGAAGATTATAAGCAAATTTGTCTACGTTTAATTGATGAAGAAACCACAATCGAGATTGCGAAAAAGATAGAGGTAGATTGGTATTTCTTGATGTGCGCTCAATGGTAGGAAGCTTCTGTCCAGACTCTATTTTCTTGGCATCTTGAATGGCTTCAGCTAACCCCGCTACTGTCGGTGACTCAAACATGAGTCTTAAGGGTAGCGCCACCTCCAATGTTTTCTCTATACGAGAAACAATCTGGGTGGCTAAAAGTGAATGCCCTCCCAATTCAAAGAAATTGTCGTAGACACCAATTTGCTCAAGGCTTAGAGCTTCAACCCAAATCTCGGATAGCCTGCTCTCGACAGAATTGCGAGGTTGAGCAACAGCTTTTTCTGAAAAAGATTTGGGGATTTCAGGGATAGGGAGCGCGCGCCGGTCGATTTTGCCATTAGGTGTCAGAGGTAGCGCTTCCAGCACCATAAAAGCCGATGGCACCATATAGTTAGGTAGTTTCTTTTCTAGCAAGCTACGCAATTCGTGAGTCGGCACCTCAGCCGCAGTTTGACCCACAATATAGGCGACTAAACGCTTGTTCCCCGGTTCATCTTCCCTGGCCACCACCACAGCTTGTCGCACTAATGACAATTGATTTAGGACTGTTTCAATCTCCCCTAATTCAATCCGAAAACCTCGTATCTTTACCTGATGATCCAGGCGCTCAATGTATTCAATCTGGCCATCTGGTAGGTAGCAAGCCAAATCGCCACTCTTATAGAGCCTTGCCCCAGAAGCATGCGTAATAAACTTTGCAGCCGTCAGTTGAGGGCGATTTAAATAGCCTCGCGCCAGGCCAGCACCCCCAATATGTAACTCGCCCGGTATACCTACCGACACCGATTGCCCCCCAACATCCAGGAGATAAATCTGCGTGTTCGCAATAGGGCGGCCAATAGGGACGATAGCTCTTGAGAGCCGGTTCGCAGCGACCTTACAAACGGTTGACCAAATAGTAGTCTCCGTTGGACCATACATGTTCCATAGCGCCCCACATTTGTTGAGCAACGCTTCTGCCAAATCGCGGGGCAACGCCTCACCACCACACAGTACTTTTAGATGGGAGTGGCCTTGCCAGCCAGCGGCCAACAACATGCGCCAGGTTGCAGGAGTGGCCTGCATCACAGTAATACCAGACTCATGAAGTCGTGCTCCTAGCTGCCTCCCATCCATGGCAACTTCACGCCTAGCTAATTCCAAGCGGGCGCCCTTCATCAGAGGGAGGTAGAGTTCTAAGGCGGCAATATCGAAAGATATCGACGTCACAGCCAGGAGCGTATCTTGTGTGGTTAGACCCGGCTGTGTCGCCATCGACGTAAGGAAATTGACAACCGAGCTGTGCGTAATTTGAACCCCTTTAGGTTTGCCAGTAGAACCAGAGGTATAGATGACGTAAGCCAGGTTGTCGGGGGTGGCGCGGCTAGAGAGATTGTCAGTGTTCAGGGGAATGGTTTCCCAGTCGGTATCCAAGCAGAGGACACGGGCTTGATGTTGAGGCAGTTTGTCCACCAAGTGCTGCTGCGTTAGCAGAATAGGGGCTTGGGAATCAGACAAAACCCAGGCTAGACGTTCCGGGGGATAGGCGGGGTCTAAGGGCACATACGC
Encoded proteins:
- a CDS encoding amino acid adenylation domain-containing protein — protein: MGDECEMNIDEEKIQILRSKLSPAKRILLEKRLRGEVESDAKLNVIARLSDTTPPPLSFGQQRLWFLQQLEPDNPFYNEHLAVQLTGTLNVVALEQSVNQIVQRHEVLRTTFKVLDGQPVQIIAPQLTLAIPLVDLSELSEAEQQKEAYRLATEQNQRPFDLVQGPLLRWTLLRLSQDNHVLLFTIHHTVYDTWSLGVIIRELSDLYQAFLTGKSSSLPELPIQYADFAVWQRQELQGENLKSQLAYWKRQLANAPPLLQLPTDHPRPAVPTYRGAGQSFQLSKHLTQALKALSHKAEATLFMTLLAAFKVLLYRYAGQTDIVVGSPIANRTQAEVEGLIGFFVNTLVLRTDLAGNPTFEELLGRIREGTIGAYANQDLPFEKLVEELQPERSINHNPLFQVSFALQNIPQAQRFELPELTLTPFLVESTRAVLDLRLDMVETDAGLEGSWEYNTDLFDASRISRIRGHFPTLLAEIAANPQQRIEQLPLLTEAEEHQLGVQWNQTQMDYPQAVCIHELFEAQAEKTPDAVAVGFEKQQLTYRELNQRANQLAHALKKLDVKAEILVGICVERSLAMVVGLLGILKAGGAYVPLDPAYPPERLAWVLSDSQAPILLTQQHLVDKLPQHQARVLCLDTDWETIPLNTDNLSSRATPDNLAYVIYTSGSTGKPKGVQITHSSVVNFLTSMATQPGLTTQDTLLAVTSISFDIAALELYLPLMKGARLELARREVAMDGRQLGARLHESGITVMQATPATWRMLLAAGWQGHSHLKVLCGGEALPRDLAEALLNKCGALWNMYGPTETTIWSTVCKVAANRLSRAIVPIGRPIANTQIYLLDVGGQSVSVGIPGELHIGGAGLARGYLNRPQLTAAKFITHASGARLYKSGDLACYLPDGQIEYIERLDHQVKIRGFRIELGEIETVLNQLSLVRQAVVVAREDEPGNKRLVAYIVGQTAAEVPTHELRSLLEKKLPNYMVPSAFMVLEALPLTPNGKIDRRALPIPEIPKSFSEKAVAQPRNSVESRLSEIWVEALSLEQIGVYDNFFELGGHSLLATQIVSRIEKTLEVALPLRLMFESPTVAGLAEAIQDAKKIESGQKLPTIERTSRNTNLPLSFSQSRLWFLHQLNVDKFAYNLPAAVSLVGSLNIVALEQSFNEIVRRHEVFRTTFPVIEGQPVQQISSSLKIGLPVLDLCELPKTEQKQEVQGLVKEWGQRVFDLAQDPLLRVALLKLDEQKYLLMFNIHHIIADGWSMGILVRELAALYSSFSQGQPSLLPELPIQYADFAVWQRQWLQGEILETQLAYWKQQLGTNPSVLELPTDREPALVATACGTRKFFALSPMLTVGLNTLSKQEGVTLFMILLGAFNTLLHSYKGQEDILVGSPIANRNRSETEGLIGCFVNTLVLRSNLSGNPSFREYLGHIREITLGAYAHQDLPFEKLISELGIERNLNSYPLFRVWFVLQNSPMPDLEVSELTLNTLEFETGVVRYDLKLDLVETSESLQGFFEYKTDLFKTSTIARMVELFKLVLSTVIQQPDIQLNALSAVLKEAQKQQQLAQQKEFLTSRRQKLGKLGRRATSELSS
- a CDS encoding TauD/TfdA family dioxygenase, whose product is MRFKGISRKIVDVSQAALVRTELMQPEQSLPLIIRPAVDGINLISWAANNREFIETRLLQYGGILFRGFEIQSVSEFEDFIRALSSNLAEYSYRSTPRSQVSSNIYTSTEYPAEQFIPLHNEMAYSSSWPMKIWFFCLEVAKQGGETPIADSRKVFQRIPPDIRRRFIQKKVMYVRNYGEGLDLHWENVFQTNQKSEVEAYCRQAGIEFEWKDKDHLRTRQVCQAVATHPQTGEPVWFNQAHLFHVSSLDLEVSKFLLSILKESDVPRNSYYGDGSTIEASVLDEIREIYRQEAVIFTWQKGDILMLDNMLVAHGRMPFSGSRKVVVGMAEPYE